Part of the Sporosarcina sp. FSL K6-2383 genome is shown below.
TGCTTATAATATCTTTAAAAATGAATATCCTGATTTTGGCTTCAAAGCAGAAGTTATTCACCATACGGAATTACTTTATGAACTTGTTGTCCAAGGGAAATTGAAGCCGCAGCATGCAATCAATGAAACAATTACGTTCCATGATTCATGTTATCTAGGTCGTTACAACGATGTTTACGATCCGCCACGCGAAATTTTGAAGGCCATTCCGGGTGTTACGCTCGTTGAAATGAAACGTAACCGCGAAGATGGAATGTGCTGTGGTGCAGGTGGAGGCCTCATGTGGATGGAGGAAGATACAGGTCACCGCATTAACGTGGCGCGAACGGAGCAGGCGCTCGAAGTCAGCCCAGGCATTATCTCATCCGGTTGCCCATATTGCTTGACGATGCTATCCGACGGAACAAAAGCCGTTGAAGTGGAAGATAAAGTGGGCACATACGACATTGCGGAGCTTCTTGAACGCTCTATTTTCGGCGAAGATGCACAAGCAATCGAAGAGACAGAAGAAGAACCTGTTTTACAATAAAACATTGCAGAACGATTAGTAATATCGTAGAATTAAAGAAATGGGAGTGTCAGCACTCCCTCTTTTCTTAGAATTCAATTGAGCGAGCGTTCAGTCGGGTGTCACTCGATGTCCGGCACCAGACGCTGCCACTGTAATAAACCAAAAATGAAAGCGCTAACAAAAATGAATGCGGAGGCGATACAATGGCAAGAACAGTCATTTTAGACGGAGCAAGAACCCCGTTCGCAAAATTAGGCGGAGCATTACAATCTTTAACGGCAAGTGATCTTGGCGGGATTGCGATTAAAGAAGCATTAAACCGAGCAGGTGTAAAAGAAGATAACGTTGATGAAGTCATTATCGGAACGGTATTGCAGGCGGCGCAAGGGCAAATCCCATCTAGACAAGCGGCAACAAAGGCAGGACTTCCATGGTCTGTGAAAACGGAAACCATTAACAAAGTATGTGCATCTGGCATGCGTAGTGTCACGTTAGGTGACCAGCTTATCCGCCTTGGCGATGAGGAAGTCATTGTGGCAGGCGGTATGGAATCGATGTCCAATGCACCGTACTATTTACCAAAAGGTCGTTTTGGCTTGAAGATGGGGGATACACAACTCGTTGACGGCATGATCTATGACGGGCTTTCTTGTTCATTCTCACCAGACCGCGTTCATATGGGGACATACGGCAATTCAACAGCAGAAGAATTATCATTGACAAGAGAAGCACAGGACGAATGGTCGCTACGCAGTCATGAACGGGCTTTACAAGCGATAGATAACGGCTTGTTCGCGGAAGAAATCATTGCCGTAGACATTCCGCAACGCAAGGGTAATCCGTTGACAGTAGATACAGATGAAGCACCACGTCGTGACACATCACTGGAATCACTGGCAAAACTGCGTCCGGCATTCGGGAAAGATGGCACCATTACAGCTGGAAACGCACCAGGCGTCAATGACGGAGCATGTGCCCTTGTCTTGATGAATGAAGAGCGTGCACAACAAGAAGGTAAAACACCGTTAGCAATCATTATTGGTCATACGGAAGTAGCCATTGAACCACAAAACTTCCCGCAAACACCAGGCCTCGTCATTAACGAGCTATTGAAAAAGACAGGTAAGAAACTAGAAGATATTGATCTTTTTGAAATAAACGAAGCATTCGCAGCAGTCGCACTCGCAAGTGCACAAATTGCAGATCTTGATCCAGAAAAAGTGAACGTCAACGGTGGGGCAGTGGCACTTGGCCATCCAATCGGGGCAAGCGGAGCACGCATTATATTGACATTGGCGTATGAACTGAAACGACGTGGAGGCGGCATTGGTATTGCATCCATTTGTTCGGGTGGAGGCCAAGGCGACGCGATTATGATTGAGGTACCAAAATCTGAATAAAGCCGGAGGAATCGACACAATGAATATCAAAAAAGTAATGGTCATTGGAGCGGGGCAAATGGGTGGCGGCATTGCTCAAGTATGCGCACAAGCGGGCTTCGACGTAAAACTAAACGATATTAAGGAAGAATCCTTTATCAAAGGACTCGCAGTCATTACAAAGAACCTGTCACGTAATGTCGAAAAGGGCCGTATGACGGAGGATGAAAAAGCAGCTGTTCTTAGCCGCATCACAAAATCACTCGATCTACAAGATGCTTCAGACGTTGACATCGTTATCGAAGCAGCTGTTGAAAATATGGATATCAAACGCTCGATTTTTGCTAAACTCGATGGTATCGCACCTGCACATGCCATTCTTGCATCCAATACATCTTCTCTTCCAATCACGGAAATTGCAGCGGCGACAAGCCGACCAGAAAAAGTGATCGGTATGCATTTTATGAATCCAGTACCTGTCATGAAGCTTGTTGAAATTATCCGTGGTCTTGCCACGGCTGATGAAGTCTACAAAGCAGTCGAGGATATGACGGTGAAGTTGTCAAAAACACCAGTCGAAGTCAATGACTTCCCAGGATTCGTTGCCAATCGCATATTAATGCCGATGATTAACGAAGCCATCTACACATTGTACGAAGGTGTTGCGTCCATTGAAGCGATTGATGACGTCATGAAACTCGGTATGAATCATCCAATGGGACCTCTGCAACTCGCAGATTTCATTGGACTCGACACATGCTTATACATTATGGAAACGTTACATGAAGGATTTGGGGATTCTAAATATCGACCGTGTCCATTGCTTAGAAAATATGTCAAAGCAGGCTGGTTAGGGAAGAAATCGGGTCGAGGTTTTTACGTCTACAACTAAAGGGGAAACGATTATGAATTTAACATTCACCGAAGAACAGCAGATGATGCGTGACATGGTCCGCGGCTTTGCGAAGACAGAAATTGAGCCGTTCATTCCGCAAATGGAGGCGGGCGAATTTCCGCGAGACATCTTAAAGAAGATGGGTCAGCTTGGTTTGATGGGCATTACGGTTCCAGAAAAATATGGCGGTTCAGGCATGGATTTTGTGTCGTATATTAGCGCAATCCATGAGCTATCAAAGGTGAGTGCAGTTGTGGGTGTCATTCTTTCTGTTCATACGTCGGTTGGAACGAATCCGATTATGTATTTTGGCAATGATGAACAAAAAGATCGTTATTTGCCGAAATTGGCGAGCGGCGAATATCTCGGTGCGTTCTGTCTGACAGAGGCGTCTTCTGGTTCAGATGCAGGTTCACTAAAAACGCGTGCTGTGAAAAAAGACGATCACTATGTGCTAAACGGCTCTAAAATGTTTATTACAAATGGTGGCGAAGCGGATGTTTACATTGTTTTTGCATCTACAGACCCTGCACAAGGAACATACGGAATTACAGCGTTTATTGTCGATAAAGATACGCCGGGCTTAATCATTGGAAAAGATGAGCAGAAAATGGGGC
Proteins encoded:
- a CDS encoding 3-hydroxybutyryl-CoA dehydrogenase, giving the protein MNIKKVMVIGAGQMGGGIAQVCAQAGFDVKLNDIKEESFIKGLAVITKNLSRNVEKGRMTEDEKAAVLSRITKSLDLQDASDVDIVIEAAVENMDIKRSIFAKLDGIAPAHAILASNTSSLPITEIAAATSRPEKVIGMHFMNPVPVMKLVEIIRGLATADEVYKAVEDMTVKLSKTPVEVNDFPGFVANRILMPMINEAIYTLYEGVASIEAIDDVMKLGMNHPMGPLQLADFIGLDTCLYIMETLHEGFGDSKYRPCPLLRKYVKAGWLGKKSGRGFYVYN
- a CDS encoding acetyl-CoA C-acetyltransferase; translated protein: MARTVILDGARTPFAKLGGALQSLTASDLGGIAIKEALNRAGVKEDNVDEVIIGTVLQAAQGQIPSRQAATKAGLPWSVKTETINKVCASGMRSVTLGDQLIRLGDEEVIVAGGMESMSNAPYYLPKGRFGLKMGDTQLVDGMIYDGLSCSFSPDRVHMGTYGNSTAEELSLTREAQDEWSLRSHERALQAIDNGLFAEEIIAVDIPQRKGNPLTVDTDEAPRRDTSLESLAKLRPAFGKDGTITAGNAPGVNDGACALVLMNEERAQQEGKTPLAIIIGHTEVAIEPQNFPQTPGLVINELLKKTGKKLEDIDLFEINEAFAAVALASAQIADLDPEKVNVNGGAVALGHPIGASGARIILTLAYELKRRGGGIGIASICSGGGQGDAIMIEVPKSE
- a CDS encoding acyl-CoA dehydrogenase, with the translated sequence MNLTFTEEQQMMRDMVRGFAKTEIEPFIPQMEAGEFPRDILKKMGQLGLMGITVPEKYGGSGMDFVSYISAIHELSKVSAVVGVILSVHTSVGTNPIMYFGNDEQKDRYLPKLASGEYLGAFCLTEASSGSDAGSLKTRAVKKDDHYVLNGSKMFITNGGEADVYIVFASTDPAQGTYGITAFIVDKDTPGLIIGKDEQKMGLHGSRTVELSFDNMTVPARNRLGAEGEGFKIAMANLDVGRIGIAAQALGIAEAALEAAAGYAKERVQFGKPIAAQQGVGFKLADMATAVEAAKLLVYRAAQLRSEGLPCGKEASMAKLFASKAAVEGSIEAVQVFGGYGYTEDYPVERYFRDAKVTEIYEGTSEIQRIVISKHLMK